One window of the Trifolium pratense cultivar HEN17-A07 linkage group LG2, ARS_RC_1.1, whole genome shotgun sequence genome contains the following:
- the LOC123903878 gene encoding classical arabinogalactan protein 4-like, whose protein sequence is MASSAAVQIFLILGLLATSCLAQAPTAAPTKPPTATPAPKAQPPAAATPPTATPPTATPPAAATPPTATPPTATPPAPASSPATSPPAPTPASTPSTAPTPSTAGSPPAPTPDSLGPGPSGADTPPSPSAAFSYSKPIIAATALSAALFAIAF, encoded by the coding sequence ATGGCTTCCTCTGCAGCAGTACAAATTTTTCTCATCTTGGGTCTTTTAGCCACTTCTTGTTTAGCACAAGCCCCAACTGCTGCACCAACAAAACCACCAACAGCAACCCCAGCACCAAAAGCTCAACCACCTGCAGCAGCAACACCACCAACAGCAACTCCACCTACAGCAACACCACCTGCAGCAGCAACACCACCAACAGCAACTCCACCTACAGCAACACCACCTGCACCTGCTTCCTCTCCAGCAACTTCCCCTCCAGCACCAACTCCAGCTTCTACCCCATCTACAGCACCCACTCCTTCCACTGCTGGCTCTCCTCCTGCACCCACTCCTGACTCTCTAGGACCCGGACCCAGCGGAGCTGATACCCCACCTTCTCCCTCTGCAGCATTTTCCTACAGCAAACCCATCATTGCTGCAACTGCTCTCTCTGCAGCTCTTTTCGCCATCGCTTTCTAA